A single window of Tissierellales bacterium DNA harbors:
- a CDS encoding ABC transporter ATP-binding protein: protein MGKLLEVDNLKTYFFTDDGVVKAVDGVKFSVDEGETIGIVGESGCGKSITSMSILQLIDYPGETVEGTINFQGRDLLKVSDKEMRNIRGNDISMIFQEPMTSLNPVFKIGHQISEVLILHQKMTKSQARERAIEMIKMVGIPRPEKIVDEYPHQLSGGMRQRIMIAMALACQPKLLIADEPTTALDVTIQAQILDLMNGLKTRLNTAIMLITHDLAVVAEMADHVVVMYAGKIVEDASVNELFKNPRHPYTIGLMGSMPSLVDEGEKLANVKGAVPNPLYLPKGCYFHPRCKYATEECKKGQPKLREVAPGHKVACFRAEEVTKK, encoded by the coding sequence ATGGGCAAATTGTTAGAAGTAGATAATTTAAAGACTTATTTCTTTACAGATGATGGAGTTGTAAAAGCAGTTGATGGAGTTAAGTTTTCCGTTGACGAAGGAGAAACTATAGGGATCGTAGGTGAATCTGGCTGTGGAAAAAGTATTACTTCTATGTCTATACTTCAATTAATAGATTATCCTGGCGAGACTGTTGAAGGAACAATTAATTTTCAAGGCAGGGATCTTTTGAAAGTATCTGACAAAGAAATGAGAAATATAAGAGGTAATGATATTTCAATGATATTCCAAGAACCTATGACTTCCTTAAACCCTGTTTTTAAAATAGGGCATCAAATATCTGAAGTTTTAATACTTCATCAAAAGATGACAAAATCACAGGCAAGAGAAAGAGCTATTGAAATGATTAAAATGGTAGGAATTCCCCGACCAGAAAAAATAGTGGATGAATATCCTCATCAACTTTCTGGGGGAATGAGACAAAGAATTATGATTGCAATGGCACTAGCTTGTCAGCCAAAACTTCTTATTGCTGACGAGCCAACGACTGCATTGGACGTAACTATTCAAGCCCAAATACTAGATTTAATGAATGGATTAAAAACTAGGTTAAATACGGCAATTATGCTTATTACTCACGATTTAGCAGTTGTTGCGGAGATGGCAGATCATGTGGTGGTAATGTATGCTGGGAAAATAGTAGAAGATGCTTCGGTTAATGAGCTATTTAAAAACCCAAGACATCCTTATACTATTGGACTTATGGGCTCTATGCCTTCTTTAGTGGATGAGGGAGAAAAATTAGCAAATGTTAAAGGGGCCGTACCAAATCCTTTATATTTACCAAAAGGATGTTATTTCCACCCAAGATGTAAATATGCAACAGAAGAATGTAAAAAAGGACAACCAAAGTTAAGGGAAGTTGCACCAGGTCATAAAGTTGCATGTTTTAGAGCCGAGGAGGTGACTAAAAAATGA